From a region of the Streptomyces sp. B21-083 genome:
- the dnaB gene encoding replicative DNA helicase yields the protein MSISEPLDDPWADSGPSDRLPPSRQRREGGRGRDEQHDRGRENGAWESEGTSFERVPPQDLDAEQSVLGGMLLSKDAIADVVEVLKGHDFYRPAHEIIYGAILDLYAKGEPADPITIAAELTRRGEITKVGGAPYLHALVQTVPTAANAEYYAEIVHERAVLRRLVEAGTRITQMGYAADGDVDEIVNSAQAEIYAVTEQRTTEDYLPLGDIMEGALDEIEAIGSRSGEMTGVPTGFTDLDQLTNGLHPGQMIIIAARPAMGKSTLALDFARACSIKHNMPSVIFSLEMGRNEIAMRLLSAEARVALHHMRSGTMTDEDWTRLARRMPDVSAAPLYIDDSPNLSMMEIRAKCRRLKQRADLKLVVIDYLQLMQSGGKRSESRQQEVSDMSRNLKLLAKELELPVIALSQLNRGPEQRTDKKPMVSDLRESGSIEQDADMVILLHREDAYEKESPRAGEADIIVGKHRNGPTATITVAFQGHYSRFVDMAQT from the coding sequence GTGAGTATTTCCGAGCCCTTGGACGATCCGTGGGCCGACAGCGGTCCCAGTGATCGTCTGCCCCCCTCCCGTCAACGCCGCGAAGGTGGCCGGGGGCGTGACGAACAGCACGACCGCGGTCGTGAGAACGGCGCCTGGGAAAGCGAGGGAACGTCCTTCGAGCGGGTGCCGCCGCAGGACCTCGACGCCGAACAGTCGGTACTCGGCGGCATGCTTCTGTCGAAGGACGCGATCGCCGACGTCGTCGAGGTACTCAAGGGCCACGACTTCTACCGGCCCGCGCACGAGATCATCTACGGGGCCATCCTCGATCTCTACGCGAAGGGCGAGCCTGCAGACCCGATCACGATCGCGGCCGAGCTCACCAGACGGGGCGAGATCACCAAGGTCGGCGGCGCTCCTTATCTGCACGCGCTGGTGCAGACAGTGCCGACAGCGGCGAACGCCGAGTACTACGCGGAGATCGTGCACGAGCGCGCGGTCCTGCGGCGTCTGGTCGAGGCCGGAACCCGCATCACCCAGATGGGATACGCGGCGGACGGGGACGTCGACGAGATCGTCAACAGCGCCCAGGCCGAGATCTACGCGGTCACCGAGCAGCGCACCACCGAGGACTATCTGCCGCTCGGCGACATCATGGAAGGCGCGCTCGACGAGATCGAGGCGATCGGCTCACGGTCGGGGGAGATGACCGGTGTGCCGACCGGGTTCACCGACCTCGATCAGCTCACCAACGGTCTGCACCCCGGCCAGATGATCATCATCGCGGCCCGCCCCGCCATGGGTAAGTCGACGCTGGCACTGGACTTCGCCCGTGCCTGCTCGATCAAGCACAACATGCCCAGTGTGATCTTCTCCCTCGAAATGGGCCGCAACGAGATCGCCATGCGTCTGCTGTCCGCCGAGGCACGCGTGGCTCTTCACCACATGCGCTCCGGCACGATGACCGACGAGGACTGGACCAGGCTCGCCCGACGTATGCCGGACGTCTCGGCCGCGCCCCTGTACATCGACGACTCCCCGAACCTGTCGATGATGGAGATCCGTGCCAAGTGCCGGCGTCTCAAGCAGCGCGCGGACCTGAAGCTCGTGGTCATCGACTACCTCCAGCTGATGCAGTCCGGCGGCAAGCGGTCCGAGAGCCGCCAGCAGGAGGTCTCGGACATGTCGCGAAACCTGAAGCTCCTGGCCAAGGAGCTGGAACTGCCGGTGATCGCGCTGTCGCAGCTGAACCGTGGTCCTGAGCAGCGGACGGACAAGAAGCCCATGGTCTCCGACCTGCGTGAGTCCGGCTCGATCGAGCAGGACGCGGACATGGTGATCCTGCTGCACCGCGAGGACGCGTACGAGAAGGAGTCACCGCGCGCCGGCGAGGCGGACATCATCGTCGGCAAGCACCGAAACGGCC